The Halotia branconii CENA392 region CTTCTCCATGCCCCATGCCCAATAAAATAGAATCTTCCACCAACTTTCAATAATTCCGAGAATTTTATAATGACGTTTTTACTAACCTCGGTGACAATTTGAGGATTAAAGAGGACACAACCATGCCTGAACGTAAATCAAAGTTTTTAATTCCTGCGATCGGTGCTGCCGTCTTGGTGACAGGAGGTGTAGTTACTTACATGTATTTAAAAGGGTCTGCTGGTGATATTTCAGACGCTCTCGGCAGTGCTAAATTAGTACCTTCAACAGCACTAATGGCAACTTATATCACAACCGATCAGCAGGCTTGGTCAAAGTTACAGCAGTTTGGCACTCCTGAAGCGCAGAAGTTACTAGCAAAAGGTCTAGAAGACTTTAATCAGGACATGTTTAAGGGTAGTGATATTTCTTATGAAAAAGATATAAAACCTTGGGTTGGTGGTGTGATGTTGGCAATGCTACCGCCAAACCCCACTAAACCCGCACAATTAAAAGAGTCTTCTAAAGAGGCGAATCCTACAATCAAATCAGAGCCAGAATCGAAGATTTTAATGGTAGTAGGAATCAAGGACAAAATCAGCGCTTTGAATTTTGCTAAAAAACTCAAAGAGCAAAAAAAAATCAAAAGTAAAGAATTTGACTATAAAGGTGAAAAAATTACAGAAACTCTAGAAGATGGCAAACCAACATATAGCGTAGTTTTAAATAATGACCACTTGGTGTTAGCTCCCGAAAAGCAAGCTGTAGAAAATGCCATTGACACCTTTAAAGGACAGCCTTCTTTTGCTAATAAAGAAGGTGCAGATAGTCTTTTGCATAAAAATGTAGATGTAAAAAATACTCTTGCCCAAATTTACGTACCAGATTATTCGGGTATGGTACAGCAATTAATCGCCGCCAGTCCTGAAGCAAAGCAACTGCCTCCACAAACATTGTCACAATTGAAACAAGTAAAATCTTTGGTAGCAGGTGTTGGCGTAGATGATGCCGGAGTGCGGCTAAAAGCGATCGCTAATTTAGATCCGCAATTAAATAAGTTTCAGTATCAAACAACTCCTGCCAATATTGTCAGGCAGTTTCCTGTTGATACCTTAGCTTTGGTTAGTGGCACTGGCATTAGCCGTGGCTGGACAACTCTAGTAGAACAGTCTCAAGATTATCCACAATTCAAACAAGTACTCGAACAGGTGCGAGGACAACTGAAATTTGTTGATCTTGACTTAGATAAAGATATTTTTGGGTGGATGGATGGAGAATTTGGCTTTGGTGCTATTCCATCTAATCAAGGCGTGTTAGCAAGTTTAGGTTTTGGCGGGGCATTAGTATTTGACACAGGCGATCGCAAAACTGCGGAAGCTACCTTTACTAAACTGGATAATTTGGCAAAAGCACAAAGAATTAACGTTGCTCAAAGAAATCTCGGCGGTAAAAATGTTACTGAATGGCAAATACCCCAACAAGGCGCTTTGTTAGCCCACGGTTGGCTAGATCAAGATACCGTCTTTTTGGCACTGGGAGGCCCCGTTGCTGAATCTTTGACAGTTGCCAAAAAATCATCTCTCGATACTAGCGACACTTTCAAGGCTGTGACTGGTTCTCTGCAAAAACCCAACGGTGGCTACTTTTACCTAGATATGGATAAAACCATGACTTTAGTAAATCGCTTTGCAGCACAAGGACAACCTCTCTCACCGCAAGCCAGCGCTATTTTAAGTTCAATTCGTGGTATTAGTGCTACTGCCACCAGCCCTGATAAGTCTATCAGTGAATTAGAGATGTTGTTAGCTCTTAAACCAAAAACTGCAAATTAGGAAATAGGGAATGGGGCAAAAGGGGCAGGGTGAAGAAAATACCTTGAATTTATCTAAAAATCTCTCTTTTTCCCTTTTTTCCTGAGTGTTGATAAAGTGCGATCGCCTACTCTTCATTTTAGAGAGCGATCGCTGTTTAGTTAGTATTTAAGTTGCAGCTACAACTACACCTTGGCGCGCATTTCGTTTGCGATCGCTTTTGCGAGTTCCGCCAGCCATTTGATATTCATGGCTATCATGACCGTATTTGTAAGCAATACCACGTAAAATTCTATCAGAATAGTCTGCTAAATTTTGTTCATTTTCAATGATCTGGGTGAGTAAGACATCAATAGTCGAGAGAGTCGTATTGTATTTCTCTATATCTTGACGGAGATATTCAATTTGTCAGTATAATCTTTAACCGTTAATCCTTCGCCAATATCAAGAGATAAACTAATAGATTTAATGCTAGCTAGCCTGACTTCAGCTTTATCGAGAGTACGTGAGCCACGTTTCCTTCTTGCCATAATTAATACTCATTCTTCTAATTTTCCATAATTCCATATTGGACAATTAGGGAAAAAGTTGTCATACGTAGAATTGTTGATTTTTATTAAAAAACCAAAATTTCAGTAATTTACTTGGAAAGGCAGAAAGAATAATTTCTGCATTCTGCTTGGTGTCTTCTTAAAAGCATTTTTCTTTGATTAAAGCTACATTCATATTTTGGAGAATTGGTGTAATTTCTATTTGCTTTAAAAAAGGAAGTTGCTACAACTTGCACGTAATACGTAAACGTTCAAGCTGTAGCTCTTGTAGGAAAAACAGAAGTTACTACAACTTGCGCGTAATACGCAAAGGTTAAAGCTGTAGCTCTTGTAGGAAAAACAGAAGTTGCTACAACTTGCGCGTAATACGTAAATGTTCAAGCTGTAGCTCTTGTACGAAAAACAGAAGTTGCTACAACTTGCGCGTAATACGCAAAGGTTAAAGCTGTAGCTCTTGCAAGGAAAACAGAAGTACAAATTGAATTTTGTTCCGCTTCTGTGCGAGTATCTAAATTTTTATTAATTTAACTATCAATTTATACTTCAAATACCAGAAGCGATCGCCTCTGGTATTTGATCTTTCTATTCCCTAAATCTCAGTATTGCGAGATTCTAATGTGTATGTCAGCCTATCCAATGCGTCAGTCAGTCTTTCTTGAGCTACAAGGTTAGGATCTGGTAGGGGATCTTCGGCGACGACTTCTTCTTGTCTTTTGAATTTTTGTAACGCTTTAATTGCCAAAAATAAGATCAAGGCAATAATCACAAAATCAACGATCGCACCGAAAAATTGACCAATAGCAACTCCTGGGCCAATTGTGATTGTTCTCCAGTTCTTACCTCCTACAGCAATTAAGGGGTTAACTAGTGGCATAATCACATCTTCAACTAAAGAAGTGACAATCTTGCCAAAAGCACCACCAATGATTACAGCGATCGCTAAATCAACTACATTACCTTTGAGGGCAAATTCCTGAAAATCTCTCAGAAATCCACTCGCTCTTCTTCTTGCTCTTGCCATAATTGACTATAAAAGAAGTTAGTTGTAATTTTTTTTTAAATGGCACTCAGCTTTTTACCAACTCCTGTGAGATAGATATTGCTGAGTACCCAAATCTTATCAGTCTGGGGTGAATCTCTTTGATAAAGATGTGTTGAGAGACATGAAGATGCATTTAGCCTATATTTGAAAATTCAACCGCCAAAAGAATGAGGCAGAAAAAACCCTAGACTAGCTTGCGGAAATTATGTCATAAGTAAAAAAGACTGTTCACGCAAACTTATGACTGTTGCTGCACAAACCTCTCCTAACTTAGCTAGCCGTTTAGTTAATGGCATTTTGGCAATTAGACCCTTAGCCAACCTAGCCAAGCACCAAGCCAGACAAATGATGATTAAACGCGCCGAAAAAATTGGCGTACCTTGGACGAAAGAAGTACAGGAATTACAAGCACTAGATTGGGCAACTAATCTAACTCAAGTCCAAAATCCTGAAATTTCCTACCCAGATTACTATCTCACCTCATTTCATGCATACGAAACCGGAAATCTTAGTTGGCAAGCTGCTTTTGAAGTAGAACCTGCTGCTCATGCTGTTCATGCTAAAATTTGGCAAGGTGCTAATGCTCAAGGCGATGCCAAACTACGCCAAAGTTACCACGATATCGTCAAAAACTCTCTTCCCTATGCTCCACAAGATATCTTGGACTTGGGTTGTAGTGTAGGACTAAGTACTTTTGCCCTGCAAAAAGTTTATCCCCACGCCAAAATTACAGGCTTAGATTTATCTCCTTATTTTTTAGCCGTTGCTAACTACCGCGCCCAAAAGCGTCAGACTAAAATCAACTGGGTTCATGCTGCGGCTGAATCTACTGGACTAGCAAACGCTTCATTTGATTTAGTCTCAATTTTTCTGGTTTGTCACGAGTTACCACAATTAGCAACCCAACAGATTTTCGCTGAAGCAAGGCGTGTGCTACGTCCGGGTGGTTATTTGGCAATCATGGATATGAATCCTCAAGCTGAAGCTTATACAAAAATGCCGCCTTACATCTTGACACTGCTTAAAAGTACGGAACCTTATTTAGACCAGTATTTTGCTTTGGACATTGAGCAAACTATGGTTGAGGCAGGTTTCCAGACCCCCACAATTACCAGCAACAGCCCTCGTCACCGCACTATAATTGCTCAAGTGAGTGGCTGATGTCTCTCTAGTGCTGTGGGCAGCAATTCCACCACTATTACTTTTAGGCTTTTATTATTGCCGTGTTCAGTTTGCCCCTTTTTGGTTAAGGTTGATTTTATTATTTATCTTTGGGGCTGTATCTGGTTTTGCTGCCCTCGGCTTAGAATGGGTTTTTGAAACTGTCGCCAACTGGGTTGTCAATTGGCAAAATACCAGATATTTGCTTCCTGGTATTATCCTGCGGCAACTTGTAGAAGTCGGGCCAATTGAAGAAGGCTGCAAGTTGGTAGCGGTTGTTATCCCCACTTGTGTTTTCCAATGCAAATATCGATTACGACCTAGTAGCATCTTTTTGTTTACTATAGCCGTTGCTTTGGGATTCACTGCGGAAGAAAATTGGATTTATCTTTTTTACGGAACAGCATCAATTCTTGATCGTATTATCGGTACGCCAATTCACGCCTTATTCTCTGCACCTTGGGGATATGCTTTAGGAATATATCTTTCCTCAACAATACGGTTAAATCAAGATAAAAGGTTAATTTATAGGGCTTGGCTAAATTCTGTGATTTGTCATGCTTTAGTAAACGTTCTTTCTAGTGCTTGGCGTTATTCAACACCGATACGTTTCCTCAGCTATGGTTTATTTCCGTTGCTGTTGTGGATGTTTTGGCGAATAGAGCAGTTATTGCGAAAAGTACAAGGCAAACGTCCTATTATCGTGATTTCTGGGCATACGCCACAGCATCGTTATTGGCAACGGGGTTTAGTAATGTTTGCTTTGATTCTAGGAGGAAATGCGCTTTTTGGATTGTTTCTATTAGCAAAAACTATTAGTCCTTTGAGTTCATCCCAACTTTTCCACTCTAATATTTTGTGGTTTATACTTAGCCGTTTATTAATCAATCTAATTTTTGCAATTGTCGCTTGGTTAATTTACCGCTATTTGCGACATTCGTCCCGTCGTCATTATCTTTAGGATAGCTGGCAATTTATTTCATCAAACTAAAGGTAATAATATTTCAAATTCAGTACCTTTACCAACTTGCGATCGCAAATTAAATTTACCACCATGTCTTGCAGTAATAATTCGATAACTAACCGCTAAACTGGTTTCTTTATCCGCCCGTTTCTCTACCGAAAAAGATTCTCTAATTTGTTGTTGTAACTCATCAGATATTCCTAAACCATTATCAGCAATACAGATTGAAACCCAGCGTGAATCTGGTGCATTTGGTTTAGTCGGTTCTTGGGAAATAACTTTTGTTGTCACCTCAATTTGTGGTTTTGTAAAAGTTTTATTAGACTCTGAATTAACTTGCTGAAGTGCAGCTTCATCAAGCAAATCATCTACAGCTTGACCGAAAATATTCATTAATACTTGATTTAACTGACCCATAAAACAAGAAACTGGAGGCAGTTTACCATAGTTTTTGATAATTTCAATTTCTCCCTTTAAACGACTTTTAATTAATAAAACAATATTATCTAAACAAGCATGTAAATCTACTGGTTTGGGATATATTTCATCAATATGACAGAAATTTTGTAAACTAGTGACAAGCTTTTTTAACCTTTCAGCTCCAGTGCGGATGCTATTGAGAGATTTTGACAAATCTTGTTCTAAAAAATCAAATTCAATCTCTTGTTTTAGATTTTCAATTTCTGCTGAACTATGAGATAAAACTTGATCGTAAGCAGCTATTAGCTTCAGCAAGTCTTGGCTGTAGTTAGAGACGTAAGTTAAATTACCCCAAATAAACCCAACTGGGTCTAAAATTTCGTGTGCTACACCATCTACCAAGCGGCCTAAACTTGCCATTTTATCATTTTGAATCATTTGGGCTTGGCTGCGTTCATAGCGCACCTGACTTTCTATTCCCTGAATTTGCCATGAAGCAAGATTCAAGTCATACATATCTAATAATCGGTAGGTATTGGCAGAGGTTTGTACTACGATTGGTTCTGCCAAAAGTTCAGGCGATCGCCTCCTCAAAGTCTGTTGCATTGCTGCCAAAATTGGTGTTGTTTCCGGCAACAACACAATCGCTGTCCGCGCATAACTGTAGAGAACACCCAAAGTTTCTTGGGTAAATAGCTCTTTTCCACGAGGGCGAATTAAAAATTCCAGCAATCGCCGCCGCGAAATCATGCCGATGAATTGTCCCTGTTCTAGCAATATTGCTCCCGGTAGCATGGAGTATTTTTCTAAATAATGAGCAACTTCGCTGCCTGTACAACTTGTTTCCACTTCAAAGGTGTACATTGGCAGTTCTTGGAGAGTTGATTCTAAATTTAGATCGCGATCGCTACCCAAAGCCAAAAATGGCGGTGAGATAAGGAAATTAAATTCTTGTGGCACTGGCAACCCTGATATATATCTACTGGCACGCAATAACCTAACATTTTAGGGGAGAAAGAGTTTGAGCCTTATTTACTTTTCGTTACATAGTTTGGTTTTATTGCACCGATTGACTTAATTTCTATAGGACTTACGCAAAACTAACGCAATTTCGTCATTACGAGCGATAGCGACGTAATCGCAAAAATCCTGCGATTGCTTCCCTACACTTCGTTCCGGTCGCAATGACGATTTGGGCTTGCGTAAGTCCTGTTCTACTTTTACGTTGCATTCAAAACTAATCCTCAAAATAATAAAGGCACAGCTTATTGTGCTGTGCCTATAAAAGTATCCATCATCCTAATTTATTAAAAACCGACCGATGGTAACTTGCCTTGTAGTAATTGAGATTTAGCTTGAATGCAACTAGCGCAACTGCAACCTACTTGATCAGTTATGGGATTAGATGCTTGAGACAAATTTGGTGTTACCAATCTAGTAGTTGGCTGCGTAGATACTATCGTAATCATTGGCATACTAGTTACAGACTTGAAACTAGATGCTTTTGCCGGATTAGCGATTAGTAGTATAGATGAGAGAATGATAGGACAAGCAAGTAAGATTAATTTGACTATGTTCATAATTAACACTATAAGTGGTATTATTGATACAGCATACTCAATTTTGTAGCTGACCTTCAACCTTAATTATGAAGTGTTAATTAAGTATGCTCCAAACATTGTCAACATAAAACTTTTGACCAAATTAATAACTCACCTTTCTCGCCGCCTGCGGCCAGCAAATCGCCTTGGGGATGCCAAGCTAGGCTAGAAAACCCTGCTGAAACACCTGTAAGAATTTGCGATACTTGCTTGGCTTGCTTCCATAAACACAACCAGCCATCAGCAGCAGCAGAAGCGAGAAGAAAGCTTTCGGGTGCAAAAGCGATCGCACAAATTACATCCACATGATTAGTTAAAACTTGCGCTTCCCAACCTAAAGAGTCATCCTCTAACTTTTCCCAGACTACAATACCTTCAACGCTAGAAGAAGCTAGCAAAGGCGCGCCTAATTCGGTGGTCGCTTCTGACCATGCTAGTTGACGAATTTTTCCCGGAAAACCACGCATTACCCAGGGATCGGGGTTGTTCCATTCTAAAACGGTGACGCTGCGATCCATGTTGCCAGAAGCTAAGAATTTGCCATCCGGCGACCAAGCCATCGCAACACTGACAGTAGTCATATCTAGGTTATATGGTTCTTCATCCCAGTTTTGACTGTGCCAAATCTTCACTCCTTTATAACCACTAATAGCTAAATATTGTCCATCTCTGCGCCAATCAATACCCAATACAGATGAGTTGTCGAAATTCAGCGTTACAACAATCTCACGAGTATCGGCATCCCAGACTTGGACATAACGCCCCAAACTAAAAGCTAGTTGGTTACTAGTGTGATTCCAAGCTAGTTGATCTACCCATGCTGGGGCATTTTCTAAAGTGGCAATTAATTTCGTTTCCTGCCAGATTTTGACTTGGCCATCTTGACCACCAACAGCTAAAAATTTGCCATCTGGGGAAAAAGCGAGACAGTCTACTGATTTACCGTTAGCAGTTTGTAAGGTTTTTAGGTTGCCATCATTCCATAATACAACTTCCCCAGCGGCGGAGGTTGCTCCTAAGATTGTATCTTGTGGCGACCAAGCGATCGCCGTTACGTAATCTGCAAGCATCCCCGAACAGTGCTCTTCAAATTCCTGAGATTGGCTAGTTGTGGAGTTCATATTCTCAATTGGGGCATGGGGCATTGGGCATGGGGCATTGGGAATAGGGATTATTTGTTACTGTTCCCTGTTCCCTGTTCCCTGTTCCCTCTTTATGCTAGACAGGCGAGAAAATCTTGCTTGAGTTGGGCTTCATTCAGGTTACGACCGATGAAAACCAATTCGTTTTTAGGGGTTTCGGTTGGTTTCCAGGGGCGGTCAGGTCTGCCATCAAATATCATGTGTACGCCTTGGAAGACAAATCGATTATCTTCTCCAGCAAGATTTAATATACCTTTCATCCGAAAAATATCCGGGCCTTGGGTACGCAATAATTCAGACAGCCAAGTGTGTAATTTTTCTCCATCAACTGCCCCTGGTTCTACCAAAGCTATAGAAAATACACTTTCATCGTGTACGTGAGCATCTTCGCCTAAGAAATTTGGATCAATTTCTAAAGCGCGATCTAAATCGAATGCTTTTACACCCAAAAGTGCATCCATTTCTAATTCGGAGTTGTGGGTACGGTAAATCTTAGCCATCGCATTCATTGACCGAATCCGCTTTTCCAATTCATCTAATTCTGCTGGAGCTACTAAATCAGTTTTATTAAGTAAAATGACATCAGCAAAAGCAATTTGCTCTTGTGCTTCGTCTGCATCCCAATGTTGCCAGATATGTTTGGCATCTACAACTGTGACTACCGCATCTAAAGCTAACTGTCCTTGCAAATCTTCATCAACAAAAAATGTCTGAATTACTGGTGCAGGATCGGCTAGTCCAGTAGTTTCAATTACTAAATGGTCAAACTTATCACGCCGCTTCATTAAGTTACCAATGATGCGAATTAAGTCACCACGCACTGTACAACAAATGCAGCCGTTGTTCATTTCAAAAATTTCTTCATCTGCATCAATAACCAATTGATTATCAATGCCCACTTCCCCAAATTCATTGACAATCACAGCAACTTTCTTGCCGTGTTCGTAGGTGAGGATGTGATTGAGTAGAGTTGTTTTTCCTGCTCCCAAATAGCCAGTTAGAACAGTAACGGGAACTGAATTTGTAATTACGTCAGCCACCATACTCTAAATTCCCCTTGTCTCACCTTATGGATAATCAATATCACTTATAATAAGTCTTTTTATTTTTTTGTGCGAATTTGACTTTAGCTCAGTTTTAGTTAGAAATACTTCTTTAAAGATGAGCGTGGTTGACAATTAGTGGTGGGTACAAGCCCCCACTAATTGTCTTTAATTTTTAATTTTGCGGAAAGTGGGCGGTGTCGGTTTCCGTCCCGCCCAACTTTCCAAGACGAATTTTTAATTTTTAATTGGTTTGACTTCCTGGCACGGTTGATAAACTGTTAGGCAGAGACTCAGATTTGTAAACTGAACGGTGTAAGGTTTTGCGCTGAGCTAATTCTTTACCTTTACGGCCAAGTTGTTTACGCAATTGTTGGTCTTTGCACAGTCTTTTAAAAGCTTGAAAAACTTCATAGCCAGATTTGGGATTGACTAAGATACCATTCTCCTCATGACGCACTATATCAATAATTGAACATAGACGAGAGGCAATTATAGGCTTACCAAAGTAACTTGCTTCTAAGTAAACGACACCAAAACCTTGTACATTCCTAGCTTTGAGATCTAACACAGTCAACATGGCAAATATATCACAAGCCGCATAGTAAGCTGCTAATTCGCGATCGCGTACATATCCAGCAAAGTGTACTCGCTTGTCTACTCGTAAGCGATGAGCCAAAGACTTGAGTTCAGATTCCGCTGAACCTTGACCACAAATTATATAGTGGACATCTACCCCAATAGTTAGCAAGAGGGGTAAATTCTCAATTACGCGATCAAAGCTTTTATGCTTGACTAAGCGTCCTACTGATAGA contains the following coding sequences:
- a CDS encoding DUF3352 domain-containing protein, with product MPERKSKFLIPAIGAAVLVTGGVVTYMYLKGSAGDISDALGSAKLVPSTALMATYITTDQQAWSKLQQFGTPEAQKLLAKGLEDFNQDMFKGSDISYEKDIKPWVGGVMLAMLPPNPTKPAQLKESSKEANPTIKSEPESKILMVVGIKDKISALNFAKKLKEQKKIKSKEFDYKGEKITETLEDGKPTYSVVLNNDHLVLAPEKQAVENAIDTFKGQPSFANKEGADSLLHKNVDVKNTLAQIYVPDYSGMVQQLIAASPEAKQLPPQTLSQLKQVKSLVAGVGVDDAGVRLKAIANLDPQLNKFQYQTTPANIVRQFPVDTLALVSGTGISRGWTTLVEQSQDYPQFKQVLEQVRGQLKFVDLDLDKDIFGWMDGEFGFGAIPSNQGVLASLGFGGALVFDTGDRKTAEATFTKLDNLAKAQRINVAQRNLGGKNVTEWQIPQQGALLAHGWLDQDTVFLALGGPVAESLTVAKKSSLDTSDTFKAVTGSLQKPNGGYFYLDMDKTMTLVNRFAAQGQPLSPQASAILSSIRGISATATSPDKSISELEMLLALKPKTAN
- the mscL gene encoding large conductance mechanosensitive channel protein MscL, whose product is MARARRRASGFLRDFQEFALKGNVVDLAIAVIIGGAFGKIVTSLVEDVIMPLVNPLIAVGGKNWRTITIGPGVAIGQFFGAIVDFVIIALILFLAIKALQKFKRQEEVVAEDPLPDPNLVAQERLTDALDRLTYTLESRNTEI
- a CDS encoding class I SAM-dependent methyltransferase — translated: MTVAAQTSPNLASRLVNGILAIRPLANLAKHQARQMMIKRAEKIGVPWTKEVQELQALDWATNLTQVQNPEISYPDYYLTSFHAYETGNLSWQAAFEVEPAAHAVHAKIWQGANAQGDAKLRQSYHDIVKNSLPYAPQDILDLGCSVGLSTFALQKVYPHAKITGLDLSPYFLAVANYRAQKRQTKINWVHAAAESTGLANASFDLVSIFLVCHELPQLATQQIFAEARRVLRPGGYLAIMDMNPQAEAYTKMPPYILTLLKSTEPYLDQYFALDIEQTMVEAGFQTPTITSNSPRHRTIIAQVSG
- a CDS encoding PrsW family intramembrane metalloprotease, translating into MADVSLVLWAAIPPLLLLGFYYCRVQFAPFWLRLILLFIFGAVSGFAALGLEWVFETVANWVVNWQNTRYLLPGIILRQLVEVGPIEEGCKLVAVVIPTCVFQCKYRLRPSSIFLFTIAVALGFTAEENWIYLFYGTASILDRIIGTPIHALFSAPWGYALGIYLSSTIRLNQDKRLIYRAWLNSVICHALVNVLSSAWRYSTPIRFLSYGLFPLLLWMFWRIEQLLRKVQGKRPIIVISGHTPQHRYWQRGLVMFALILGGNALFGLFLLAKTISPLSSSQLFHSNILWFILSRLLINLIFAIVAWLIYRYLRHSSRRHYL
- a CDS encoding ATP-binding protein, giving the protein MPQEFNFLISPPFLALGSDRDLNLESTLQELPMYTFEVETSCTGSEVAHYLEKYSMLPGAILLEQGQFIGMISRRRLLEFLIRPRGKELFTQETLGVLYSYARTAIVLLPETTPILAAMQQTLRRRSPELLAEPIVVQTSANTYRLLDMYDLNLASWQIQGIESQVRYERSQAQMIQNDKMASLGRLVDGVAHEILDPVGFIWGNLTYVSNYSQDLLKLIAAYDQVLSHSSAEIENLKQEIEFDFLEQDLSKSLNSIRTGAERLKKLVTSLQNFCHIDEIYPKPVDLHACLDNIVLLIKSRLKGEIEIIKNYGKLPPVSCFMGQLNQVLMNIFGQAVDDLLDEAALQQVNSESNKTFTKPQIEVTTKVISQEPTKPNAPDSRWVSICIADNGLGISDELQQQIRESFSVEKRADKETSLAVSYRIITARHGGKFNLRSQVGKGTEFEILLPLV
- a CDS encoding WD40 repeat domain-containing protein, whose protein sequence is MNSTTSQSQEFEEHCSGMLADYVTAIAWSPQDTILGATSAAGEVVLWNDGNLKTLQTANGKSVDCLAFSPDGKFLAVGGQDGQVKIWQETKLIATLENAPAWVDQLAWNHTSNQLAFSLGRYVQVWDADTREIVVTLNFDNSSVLGIDWRRDGQYLAISGYKGVKIWHSQNWDEEPYNLDMTTVSVAMAWSPDGKFLASGNMDRSVTVLEWNNPDPWVMRGFPGKIRQLAWSEATTELGAPLLASSSVEGIVVWEKLEDDSLGWEAQVLTNHVDVICAIAFAPESFLLASAAADGWLCLWKQAKQVSQILTGVSAGFSSLAWHPQGDLLAAGGEKGELLIWSKVLC
- a CDS encoding CobW family GTP-binding protein, giving the protein MVADVITNSVPVTVLTGYLGAGKTTLLNHILTYEHGKKVAVIVNEFGEVGIDNQLVIDADEEIFEMNNGCICCTVRGDLIRIIGNLMKRRDKFDHLVIETTGLADPAPVIQTFFVDEDLQGQLALDAVVTVVDAKHIWQHWDADEAQEQIAFADVILLNKTDLVAPAELDELEKRIRSMNAMAKIYRTHNSELEMDALLGVKAFDLDRALEIDPNFLGEDAHVHDESVFSIALVEPGAVDGEKLHTWLSELLRTQGPDIFRMKGILNLAGEDNRFVFQGVHMIFDGRPDRPWKPTETPKNELVFIGRNLNEAQLKQDFLACLA